One Methylobacterium oryzae DNA window includes the following coding sequences:
- a CDS encoding CAP domain-containing protein: MPKLSRAIAAALLLALTGCGGLSVLPESSVENATHTAVLDEVAAAAAISAYRVQHGLSPVVVDPALVKAAAFQAGNNARRGQLSHDAGGSFTSRMASAGLARSWAAENLSAGSETLEQVLARWKASPEHNKNMLLPQIRRIGIARVDAPTTRYKRFWALVMAGT; the protein is encoded by the coding sequence GTGCCCAAACTCAGTCGCGCCATCGCCGCCGCCCTCCTGCTGGCCCTCACCGGGTGCGGCGGTCTCTCGGTCCTTCCCGAGTCCTCTGTCGAGAACGCGACGCACACCGCCGTGCTCGACGAGGTCGCGGCCGCCGCGGCGATCTCGGCCTACCGGGTCCAGCACGGCCTGAGCCCGGTCGTGGTCGATCCGGCTCTCGTGAAGGCGGCCGCCTTCCAGGCCGGCAACAACGCCCGCCGCGGCCAGCTCAGCCACGATGCCGGCGGCAGCTTCACCTCGCGCATGGCGTCGGCCGGTCTCGCGAGATCCTGGGCAGCCGAGAATCTCAGCGCCGGCTCCGAGACCCTGGAACAGGTGCTCGCCCGCTGGAAGGCGAGCCCCGAGCACAACAAGAACATGCTGCTCCCGCAAATCCGCAGGATCGGGATCGCCCGGGTCGATGCACCCACGACGCGGTACAAGCGCTTCTGGGCGCTCGTGATGGCCGGGACCTGA
- a CDS encoding HD-GYP domain-containing protein has protein sequence MALGAASVFSDGPFVLLVSDRPSERSALERAIALVMNCWSIPPGAPLPSGRPHLVILDLPPAQTARVQSTLPQHGPPVPRLVLVRGEPMPATRYLRQLPAASPRQLVLANVFAMIEEATRSAELRQRRLLERVSGATAVVAEIFDSAALGARLQRADADRGTELVLAAISEVGISEWLAEVWRHEIGVYQHTLGVAGHAATFGSQIGLGQTDLALLVRSALLHDIGKARIPVEILNKPGPLNAEELRLMQRHPDIGADLLRAHGDFEDAVIDVVRHHHERLDGKGYPDRLSGPAISDLVRIVTICDVFSALTERRTYRQPASPAEALSIMTDSAGHLDPDLLRAFAPSMLKGSALAA, from the coding sequence TTGGCCCTCGGCGCAGCCTCGGTTTTCTCGGACGGCCCCTTCGTCCTCCTCGTATCGGACCGCCCGTCCGAACGATCGGCCCTCGAGCGTGCCATCGCGCTCGTGATGAACTGCTGGTCGATCCCGCCCGGCGCGCCGCTACCGTCAGGCCGCCCGCACCTCGTCATCCTCGACCTGCCGCCGGCCCAGACCGCCAGAGTGCAGTCGACCCTCCCCCAACACGGACCGCCGGTTCCGCGCCTCGTCCTCGTGCGCGGCGAACCCATGCCGGCTACCCGCTATCTGCGTCAGCTGCCGGCCGCCTCGCCCCGGCAACTCGTTCTGGCGAACGTCTTCGCCATGATCGAGGAGGCGACGCGGTCCGCAGAGCTGCGGCAGCGCCGGCTCCTGGAGCGCGTCTCGGGCGCGACCGCCGTCGTCGCCGAGATCTTCGACAGCGCCGCCCTCGGGGCCCGGCTGCAGCGCGCCGACGCGGATCGCGGGACCGAGCTCGTTCTGGCGGCCATCTCCGAGGTCGGGATCTCCGAGTGGCTTGCCGAGGTCTGGCGCCACGAGATTGGCGTCTATCAGCACACCCTCGGCGTCGCGGGCCATGCCGCCACGTTCGGCTCGCAGATCGGGCTCGGTCAGACCGATCTCGCACTGCTGGTGCGGTCGGCGCTCCTGCACGACATCGGCAAGGCGCGCATCCCCGTGGAGATCCTCAACAAGCCGGGGCCGCTCAACGCCGAGGAATTGCGGCTGATGCAGCGCCATCCCGACATCGGCGCCGATCTGCTCCGGGCGCACGGCGATTTCGAGGACGCGGTGATCGACGTGGTCCGCCACCACCACGAGCGTCTGGACGGGAAAGGATATCCCGATCGGCTGTCCGGCCCCGCGATCTCCGACCTCGTGCGGATCGTGACGATCTGCGACGTGTTCTCCGCGCTGACCGAGCGGCGGACCTATCGGCAGCCCGCCTCGCCCGCCGAGGCGCTGTCGATCATGACGGACAGCGCCGGGCATCTGGATCCGGATCTCCTGCGGGCCTTCGCGCCCTCCATGCTCAAAGGCAGCGCCCTGGCGGCCTGA
- a CDS encoding GntR family transcriptional regulator — protein MSNSEPLSVKPIVASSSLRTLAYEALKTAITNMDIYGRPDEVRLDERKLSQDLGVSRTPVREALTVLEQEGFVRSEARRGVFVIKKNKREIVSMIHAWTALESMAARLACARATDGQLRSLRESFPEFFEGQPSEHMDEYSDANIRFHQRIIALGHCEAIADLTSNLLMHVRGIRSTALRQGDRAERSIREHVAIISALEARDADLAERLVREHGLGLAQHVDTYGDYLD, from the coding sequence ATGTCGAATTCCGAACCGCTGAGCGTGAAGCCCATCGTCGCCAGCTCCAGTCTCCGGACATTGGCCTACGAGGCGCTCAAGACGGCCATCACCAACATGGACATCTACGGGCGTCCGGACGAGGTGCGGCTCGACGAGCGCAAGCTGTCGCAGGATCTCGGTGTCAGCCGCACCCCGGTGCGGGAGGCCCTGACGGTTCTGGAGCAGGAAGGCTTCGTCCGCTCCGAGGCCCGGCGCGGCGTCTTCGTGATCAAGAAGAACAAGCGCGAGATCGTCAGCATGATCCACGCCTGGACGGCGCTGGAGAGCATGGCGGCACGCCTCGCCTGCGCGCGCGCCACCGACGGCCAGCTCCGCTCGCTGCGCGAATCCTTCCCCGAGTTCTTCGAGGGCCAGCCGTCCGAACACATGGACGAGTATTCGGACGCGAACATCCGATTCCATCAGCGGATCATCGCGCTGGGTCACTGCGAGGCGATCGCCGATCTGACCAGCAATTTGCTCATGCACGTGCGCGGCATCCGCAGCACCGCGCTCCGGCAGGGCGATCGGGCGGAGCGCTCCATCCGGGAGCACGTCGCCATCATCTCGGCGCTCGAAGCCCGTGATGCCGATCTGGCCGAGAGACTCGTTCGCGAGCACGGTCTGGGTCTCGCGCAGCACGTCGACACCTACGGCGATTATCTGGATTGA
- the oxlT gene encoding oxalate/formate MFS antiporter — MSEIVKPVGRGRWLQLAFGVVCMCMIANMQYGWTFFVSPMQERHGWDRAAIQVAFTLFVVTETWLVPIEGWFVDKYGPRIVTLFGGLLCAVAWVINSYADSLTVLYIAAAIGGTGAGAVYGTCVGNSLKWFPDRRGLAAGITAMGFGAGSALTVVPIQAMIKSQGYEAAFFYFGIGQGVIVMLIALFLRAPAKGQVPEVARVSQSKRDYKPSEMVRTPIFWVMYAMFVMMAAGGLMATAQLGPIAKDFKIADVPVSLLGITLPALTFAATLDRVLNGVTRPFFGWVSDHIGRENTMFLSFAIEGLGIYALSQFGQNPIAFVLLTGLVFFAWGEIYSLFPATCGDTFGSKYAATNAGLLYTAKGTAALIVPYTSVLTTMTGSWHTVFLAAAALNILAALLALFVLKPMRAAYTKKPEAGLAPVLAQ, encoded by the coding sequence ATGTCCGAGATCGTCAAACCGGTTGGGCGCGGCCGCTGGCTGCAACTCGCCTTCGGCGTCGTCTGCATGTGCATGATTGCCAATATGCAGTACGGCTGGACCTTCTTCGTGAGCCCGATGCAGGAGCGGCACGGCTGGGATCGCGCGGCGATCCAGGTGGCGTTCACGCTGTTCGTCGTCACCGAGACGTGGCTGGTCCCGATCGAGGGCTGGTTCGTGGACAAGTACGGTCCGCGCATCGTCACGCTGTTCGGCGGCCTGCTCTGCGCCGTCGCGTGGGTGATCAATTCCTACGCGGACTCGCTCACCGTGCTCTACATCGCGGCCGCGATCGGCGGCACCGGTGCAGGCGCGGTTTACGGTACCTGCGTGGGCAACTCGCTGAAGTGGTTCCCCGACCGCCGCGGCCTGGCCGCCGGCATCACCGCCATGGGCTTCGGCGCGGGTTCGGCACTCACGGTCGTGCCGATCCAGGCGATGATCAAGTCCCAGGGCTACGAGGCGGCCTTCTTCTACTTCGGGATCGGGCAGGGCGTGATAGTCATGCTGATCGCCCTGTTCCTGCGCGCGCCGGCCAAGGGCCAGGTTCCGGAAGTCGCCCGGGTCAGCCAGTCGAAGCGGGACTACAAGCCCTCCGAGATGGTCCGCACCCCGATCTTCTGGGTCATGTACGCGATGTTCGTCATGATGGCCGCCGGCGGCCTGATGGCCACCGCGCAGCTCGGCCCGATCGCCAAGGACTTCAAGATCGCCGACGTCCCGGTCTCGCTCCTGGGGATCACGCTGCCGGCGCTGACCTTCGCGGCCACGCTCGACCGGGTTCTCAACGGCGTGACGCGCCCGTTCTTCGGCTGGGTCTCCGACCATATCGGCCGCGAGAACACGATGTTCCTGTCCTTCGCGATCGAGGGCCTGGGCATCTACGCGCTGAGCCAGTTCGGCCAGAATCCGATCGCCTTCGTGCTGCTGACCGGTCTCGTGTTCTTCGCGTGGGGCGAGATCTACTCGCTGTTCCCGGCGACCTGCGGCGACACGTTCGGCTCGAAGTACGCGGCGACCAATGCCGGGCTGCTCTACACGGCCAAGGGCACCGCGGCGCTGATCGTTCCCTACACCAGCGTGCTCACGACCATGACCGGAAGCTGGCACACGGTGTTCCTCGCGGCCGCGGCCCTCAACATCCTCGCGGCCCTGCTGGCGCTGTTCGTCCTCAAGCCGATGCGCGCCGCCTACACCAAGAAGCCCGAGGCGGGCCTCGCGCCGGTGCTGGCGCAGTAG
- a CDS encoding class II aldolase/adducin family protein, which yields MDRDERIAREGVVAAARALDAQGLNRGTSGNVSVRFRDGLLITPSGVPTERIGPDDVVRMGLDGTHAPDRKPSSEWRFHRDILASRPEFHAVVHAHPVYCTAFAMCGEAIPAVHYMIATFGGPTVRCAPYAPYGTAELSDLALAALVDRNVCLLANHGMIAAGASLEKALWLAVELETLCQQYAVARQIGTPIILSDDEIGTTVERFRGYGLNAARPTAPETT from the coding sequence ATGGACAGGGACGAGCGGATCGCGCGCGAGGGCGTCGTAGCGGCGGCGCGGGCACTCGACGCACAGGGGCTGAACCGCGGCACGTCGGGCAATGTCTCGGTGCGCTTCCGCGACGGGCTCCTGATCACCCCGTCGGGCGTGCCCACCGAACGGATCGGACCGGACGACGTGGTCCGGATGGGTCTCGACGGCACCCACGCGCCGGATCGGAAGCCGTCATCGGAATGGCGCTTCCACCGGGACATCCTCGCGTCCCGTCCGGAATTCCACGCGGTGGTCCACGCGCATCCGGTCTACTGCACCGCCTTCGCGATGTGCGGAGAGGCCATCCCGGCGGTCCACTACATGATCGCGACCTTCGGCGGCCCGACGGTACGCTGCGCGCCCTACGCGCCCTACGGCACCGCGGAACTCTCGGACCTCGCCCTCGCGGCGCTCGTCGACCGCAACGTCTGCCTCCTGGCCAATCACGGCATGATCGCGGCCGGGGCGAGCCTGGAGAAGGCCCTGTGGCTCGCCGTCGAGCTGGAGACGCTCTGCCAGCAATACGCCGTCGCGCGGCAGATCGGGACGCCGATCATCCTGTCCGACGACGAGATCGGCACGACGGTCGAGCGCTTCCGCGGCTACGGTCTGAATGCGGCGCGGCCGACCGCGCCGGAGACGACCTGA
- a CDS encoding methionyl-tRNA formyltransferase, which produces MRIAFIGQQDFGKAVLEAFLKRGDEVAAVFCAPEKPGAKPDVLKTAAVEKGLTVFQFPSLKSPEAEDAMRGLNADIGVMAYVLQFAPQSFVNIPKHGTIQYHPSLLPRYRGPSSINWPIARGELQTGLTIFRPTDGLDEGPVILQKSCPIGADATLGDVYFDNLFPMGVEAMLEAADLVVAGQHVEIDQDEDAASYEGWFRGAEAEIHWSAHAEQIYNLIRAANPAPGAWTTHDGKKLQIFDSSLHRIRKLADVVGKPGEVIAVDDEGFSVCAQGGRLEIRKVKAEGGKKVAAAEYAREAGLAVGQFLGR; this is translated from the coding sequence ATGCGCATCGCCTTCATCGGTCAACAGGATTTCGGAAAAGCGGTCCTGGAGGCGTTCCTCAAACGAGGCGATGAGGTTGCGGCGGTGTTCTGCGCGCCTGAGAAGCCCGGCGCCAAGCCGGACGTCCTCAAGACGGCGGCCGTCGAGAAGGGGCTGACGGTTTTCCAGTTCCCCAGCCTGAAGAGCCCTGAGGCCGAGGACGCCATGCGCGGCCTGAACGCCGATATCGGCGTCATGGCCTACGTGCTCCAGTTCGCGCCGCAGAGCTTCGTCAACATCCCGAAGCACGGCACCATCCAGTATCATCCGAGCCTGCTGCCGCGTTACCGGGGCCCCTCCTCGATCAACTGGCCGATCGCCCGGGGCGAGTTGCAGACCGGCCTGACGATCTTCCGGCCGACCGACGGTCTCGACGAGGGGCCGGTGATCCTGCAGAAATCCTGCCCGATCGGCGCCGACGCGACCCTGGGCGACGTCTACTTCGACAACCTGTTCCCGATGGGCGTCGAGGCCATGCTCGAGGCGGCCGACCTCGTCGTGGCCGGCCAGCATGTCGAGATCGATCAGGACGAGGACGCCGCGAGCTACGAGGGTTGGTTCCGCGGCGCCGAGGCGGAGATCCACTGGTCGGCCCACGCCGAGCAGATCTACAACCTGATCCGCGCGGCGAACCCGGCACCCGGTGCCTGGACCACGCACGACGGCAAGAAGCTCCAGATCTTCGACAGCAGCCTGCATCGGATCCGCAAGCTCGCCGACGTCGTCGGCAAGCCCGGCGAGGTGATCGCCGTCGACGACGAGGGCTTCAGCGTCTGCGCGCAGGGCGGGCGCCTCGAGATCCGCAAGGTCAAGGCGGAGGGCGGCAAGAAGGTCGCGGCCGCCGAGTACGCCCGGGAGGCCGGGCTGGCGGTCGGTCAGTTTCTCGGGCGCTAG
- the frc gene encoding formyl-CoA transferase: MTKALEGVRILDFTHVQSGPTCTQLLAWFGADVIKVERPGAGDATRQQLQDIPDVDSLYFTMLNHNKRSITLDSKNPKGKEVLWRLIKECDVLVENFAPGALARMGLTWEKIHEVNPRMILASVKGFGPGRYEDCKVYENVAQCAGGSASTTGFRDGIPMVTGAQIGDSGTGLHLALGIVTALYHRTQSGLGQKVDCAMQDGVLNLCRVKLRDQQRLAHGPLREYSQFGEGIPFGEATPRAGNDSGGGQPGRILRCKGWEQDPNSYIYVITQAAVWEPICDIIGEPDWKTDPNYATPKARLPHLNEIFTRIEAWTMKVSKFEVMDTLNKYDIPCGPILSMKEIAEDESLRKTGTIVEVDHPTRGKYLTVGNPIKLSASPSEVTRSPLLGEHTDEILRSVLGYSEAEVGEIAESGAIGAVQKIAAE, translated from the coding sequence ATGACCAAGGCCCTCGAAGGCGTCCGCATCCTGGACTTCACCCACGTTCAATCCGGCCCGACCTGTACGCAGCTCCTGGCTTGGTTCGGCGCCGACGTCATCAAGGTCGAGCGGCCGGGCGCGGGGGACGCCACGCGTCAGCAGCTTCAGGACATCCCGGACGTGGACAGCCTCTATTTCACGATGCTGAACCACAACAAGCGGTCGATCACGCTCGACTCGAAGAACCCGAAGGGCAAGGAGGTTCTCTGGCGGCTGATCAAGGAATGCGACGTCCTGGTCGAGAATTTCGCGCCCGGCGCCCTCGCCCGCATGGGCCTGACCTGGGAGAAGATCCATGAGGTCAACCCGCGGATGATCCTGGCCTCCGTGAAGGGCTTCGGTCCGGGCCGCTACGAGGATTGCAAGGTCTACGAGAACGTCGCGCAGTGCGCCGGCGGCTCCGCGTCGACGACGGGCTTCCGCGACGGAATCCCGATGGTGACGGGCGCGCAGATCGGCGATTCCGGCACCGGCCTGCACCTCGCCCTCGGCATCGTCACGGCGCTCTACCACCGGACCCAGAGCGGCCTCGGCCAGAAGGTCGACTGCGCCATGCAGGACGGCGTGCTCAACCTCTGCCGGGTCAAGCTGCGCGACCAGCAGCGTCTCGCGCACGGGCCTCTCAGGGAGTACAGCCAGTTCGGCGAGGGCATCCCGTTCGGCGAGGCGACCCCGCGTGCGGGCAACGATTCCGGTGGCGGCCAGCCTGGCCGGATCCTGCGCTGCAAGGGCTGGGAGCAGGACCCGAACTCCTACATCTACGTCATCACCCAGGCCGCCGTCTGGGAGCCGATCTGCGACATCATCGGTGAGCCGGATTGGAAGACCGATCCGAACTACGCGACCCCGAAGGCCCGCCTGCCGCATCTCAACGAGATCTTCACGCGGATCGAGGCCTGGACGATGAAGGTGTCGAAGTTCGAGGTGATGGACACCCTGAACAAGTACGACATCCCCTGCGGCCCGATCCTGTCGATGAAGGAGATCGCCGAGGACGAGTCCCTGCGGAAGACCGGCACCATCGTGGAGGTCGATCACCCGACCCGCGGCAAGTACCTGACGGTCGGCAACCCCATCAAGCTGTCGGCGAGCCCGAGCGAGGTCACCCGCTCGCCGCTCCTCGGTGAGCACACCGATGAGATCCTGCGCTCCGTGCTCGGCTACTCCGAGGCCGAGGTTGGCGAGATCGCCGAATCTGGCGCGATCGGCGCGGTCCAGAAGATCGCGGCGGAGTGA
- a CDS encoding MHYT domain-containing protein — translation MVHTGYNPALVALSIGLAVFASYTALDLGARIRGPVAGPRWPWIAGAALAMGGGIWSMHFIGMLAFEMGLPAAYDTGLTLLSLAIAVAATGAAFLWVARVGEGTGSLLVAGPLMGLGVAGMHYTGMAALRIPGDLAYSPAIIALSVAIAVTAATAALWLSFRQHGVWQKLVAACVMGLAVAGMHYTGMAAATITAEAGGAHTAHAVTGAPAQQNLALYVAGATFLILFLAMLASSLDQQRVQRELQASEARFRAAVQAVRGVLWTNDATGRMLGEQPGWSAITGQTRAEYQGYGWADAVHPDDMEASVETWNATVRARRTYVHEHRVRVRDGTWRHFAIRAIPVIDARGEIREWVGVHTDITEQRQAEADLRESNEEIQRYAYIVSHDLRAPLVNVMGFTSELEATRTEVAAALRDHPAAERLDADFGEALGFIKAAVNRMEGLIAAILKLSREGRRQFSPEALDMTGVLRGVADAQRHQAEAVGATVTIARDLPEIVADRLAIEQVFGNLLDNAVKYLDPSRPGRITVTAKAVGERGVCFSVADNGRGIAARDHARVFELFRRSGAQDRPGEGIGLAHVKALVRSFGGRIEIRSELGVGTTFDVTLPHGTATAVRIDPEPAPIAA, via the coding sequence ATGGTCCATACTGGCTACAATCCGGCGCTGGTCGCCCTGTCGATCGGCCTCGCGGTCTTCGCGTCCTACACCGCGCTGGACCTGGGCGCGCGGATCCGCGGGCCCGTCGCGGGACCGCGCTGGCCGTGGATCGCCGGCGCCGCCCTCGCCATGGGCGGGGGCATCTGGTCGATGCACTTCATCGGCATGCTGGCCTTCGAGATGGGCCTGCCGGCCGCCTACGATACCGGACTCACGCTCCTGTCCCTCGCGATCGCCGTCGCGGCGACCGGCGCCGCCTTCCTGTGGGTGGCGCGCGTCGGCGAGGGGACCGGCAGCCTTCTCGTCGCCGGCCCGCTGATGGGCCTGGGCGTTGCCGGCATGCACTACACCGGCATGGCGGCGCTGCGGATCCCCGGCGACCTCGCCTATAGCCCGGCGATCATCGCGCTCTCGGTGGCGATCGCCGTGACCGCGGCGACCGCCGCCCTGTGGCTCTCCTTCCGGCAACACGGCGTCTGGCAGAAGCTCGTCGCGGCCTGCGTGATGGGCCTCGCGGTGGCGGGCATGCACTACACCGGCATGGCGGCGGCGACGATCACCGCCGAGGCGGGCGGCGCCCACACCGCCCACGCGGTGACCGGCGCTCCGGCTCAGCAGAACCTCGCCCTCTACGTCGCCGGTGCCACGTTCCTCATCCTGTTCCTGGCGATGCTCGCCTCGTCGCTGGACCAGCAGCGCGTGCAGCGCGAGCTCCAGGCGAGCGAGGCGCGGTTCCGGGCCGCCGTGCAGGCCGTGCGCGGCGTGCTCTGGACTAACGATGCGACGGGCCGGATGCTCGGCGAGCAGCCGGGCTGGAGCGCGATCACCGGTCAGACGCGGGCGGAGTATCAGGGTTACGGCTGGGCCGACGCGGTCCATCCCGACGACATGGAGGCCTCCGTCGAGACGTGGAACGCGACCGTCCGGGCGCGGCGCACCTACGTCCACGAGCACCGGGTTCGGGTGCGCGACGGGACGTGGCGACACTTCGCGATCCGTGCCATCCCGGTCATCGACGCGCGCGGCGAGATCCGCGAGTGGGTCGGCGTCCACACGGACATCACCGAGCAGCGTCAGGCCGAAGCCGACCTGCGCGAGTCCAACGAGGAGATCCAGCGCTACGCCTACATCGTCAGCCACGACCTGCGCGCGCCGCTGGTCAACGTGATGGGATTCACGAGCGAGCTGGAGGCGACCCGGACCGAGGTCGCCGCGGCCCTCCGGGATCACCCCGCGGCAGAGCGGCTCGACGCCGATTTCGGCGAGGCGCTCGGCTTCATCAAGGCGGCGGTGAACCGGATGGAGGGGCTGATCGCCGCCATCCTCAAGCTCTCGCGAGAGGGCCGGCGACAATTCTCGCCCGAGGCCCTCGACATGACGGGCGTGCTCCGCGGCGTGGCCGATGCCCAGCGGCATCAGGCGGAGGCGGTCGGGGCCACGGTGACGATCGCCCGCGACCTGCCCGAGATCGTCGCCGACCGGCTCGCGATCGAGCAGGTCTTCGGCAACCTGCTGGACAACGCCGTGAAATACCTCGACCCGAGCCGGCCTGGACGGATCACCGTCACGGCCAAGGCCGTGGGCGAACGCGGCGTCTGCTTCTCCGTCGCCGACAACGGCCGGGGGATCGCCGCGCGGGACCATGCCCGCGTCTTCGAACTCTTCCGCCGATCGGGCGCCCAGGACCGCCCGGGCGAGGGGATCGGTCTCGCCCACGTGAAGGCGCTGGTGCGCTCGTTCGGGGGCCGGATCGAGATCCGTTCAGAACTCGGTGTGGGCACGACGTTCGACGTGACCTTGCCGCACGGGACAGCTACAGCGGTCCGGATCGACCCCGAACCGGCGCCCATCGCCGCCTAA
- a CDS encoding response regulator, producing MSVERPVHPVSIVMIEDDEGHARLIERNIRRAGVNNDIVPFRNGTSALDYLLGPDGSGEASARRHLLILLDLNLPDMTGLDILEKVKANPHTRRSPVVVLTTTDDSREIQRCYDLGANVYITKPVSYDGFANAIRQLGLFFSVMQVPQNP from the coding sequence ATGAGCGTGGAGCGGCCCGTGCACCCCGTCAGCATCGTGATGATCGAGGATGACGAGGGCCATGCGCGCCTGATCGAGCGCAACATCCGACGCGCCGGCGTCAACAACGACATCGTGCCGTTCCGCAACGGCACTTCGGCGCTGGACTATCTGCTCGGGCCGGACGGCTCCGGCGAGGCGAGCGCCCGACGGCACCTGCTGATCCTGCTCGACCTCAACCTGCCGGACATGACCGGCCTCGACATCCTCGAGAAGGTGAAGGCGAACCCGCACACGCGTCGGTCCCCGGTGGTGGTCCTGACCACGACGGACGACAGCCGCGAGATCCAGCGCTGCTACGACCTCGGGGCCAACGTCTACATCACTAAGCCGGTGAGCTACGACGGCTTCGCGAACGCGATCCGCCAGCTCGGTCTGTTCTTCTCGGTCATGCAGGTTCCGCAGAACCCATGA
- a CDS encoding sensor histidine kinase, with the protein MTARRASGDGTAAAARILYIDDDPGLGRLVRRALEARGYAVELCPDGAAGLARLAQGGIDAVALDHHMPGQTGLDLLPEIRALPEAPPVIYVTGSEDSRVAVAALKAGAVDYVWKDVQGQFRELLGEAVATALRQESLRRDKERAEAEMREARDRAELLLREVNHRVANSLALVAALAHMQRNAVTDPAAKAALDEMQARISAIAGIHRRLYTSDDVESVELDAYLQSLVEELQAAMRASGRDHAIRLRAAPVRLSTDKAVSVGVVVTELVTNAYKYAYPVGTSGEIRVAVERDAADTVLLAVEDDGIGWTGEGEVRGTGLGSRIVRAMASNLRSALSYAPRSAGTRAVLAFQA; encoded by the coding sequence ATGACTGCTCGGCGTGCCAGCGGGGACGGCACCGCCGCGGCGGCACGCATCCTCTACATCGACGACGATCCCGGCCTCGGCCGCCTGGTCCGGCGCGCCCTCGAGGCGCGCGGCTACGCGGTCGAGCTCTGTCCCGACGGCGCGGCGGGGCTGGCGCGGCTCGCCCAGGGCGGGATCGACGCCGTCGCCCTCGACCACCACATGCCGGGACAGACGGGCCTCGACCTGCTGCCCGAGATCCGCGCGCTGCCCGAGGCGCCGCCGGTCATCTACGTGACCGGCTCCGAGGACAGCCGCGTCGCCGTGGCGGCCCTGAAGGCCGGAGCTGTGGACTACGTCTGGAAGGACGTCCAGGGTCAGTTCCGCGAGCTGCTCGGCGAGGCCGTCGCCACCGCCCTCCGGCAGGAGAGCCTGCGGCGCGACAAGGAGCGGGCCGAGGCCGAGATGCGCGAGGCGCGCGACCGCGCCGAGCTGCTGCTGCGCGAGGTCAACCACCGCGTGGCCAACTCCCTGGCCCTCGTCGCCGCCCTGGCGCACATGCAGCGCAACGCCGTCACGGACCCGGCCGCCAAGGCGGCGCTCGACGAGATGCAGGCCCGGATCTCGGCGATCGCCGGCATCCACCGCCGCCTCTACACGTCCGACGACGTCGAATCCGTCGAGCTCGACGCCTACCTGCAGAGCTTGGTCGAGGAGTTGCAGGCCGCCATGCGGGCGAGCGGGCGCGACCACGCGATCCGCCTTCGTGCCGCGCCGGTGCGGCTCTCGACCGACAAGGCCGTGTCGGTCGGCGTTGTCGTGACCGAACTCGTGACCAACGCCTACAAGTACGCCTACCCGGTCGGCACGTCGGGCGAGATCCGCGTCGCGGTCGAGCGGGACGCCGCCGACACCGTGCTGCTCGCCGTCGAGGATGACGGTATCGGCTGGACCGGGGAGGGCGAGGTCCGCGGCACCGGTCTCGGGTCGCGCATCGTGCGCGCCATGGCGTCGAACCTGCGCTCGGCCCTGTCGTATGCCCCCCGAAGCGCCGGGACGCGCGCCGTCCTCGCGTTCCAGGCCTGA
- a CDS encoding TetR/AcrR family transcriptional regulator: protein MQAKRQRLAARPEIILEAAAAVLLKGGVRGLTIDAVAAEAGLSKGGVLHHYASKDALVGALVARKLADVRAEIDACAREIPAGPSQLPRAMVAHIRGHYCDDNEAARALLLASMESPEAQKDFQAFVADQLDQLGRIEGAPPGEGSVLYFAILGLFMSRALGFQQLDEDALAPMLEALDRIAGRAGG from the coding sequence ATGCAGGCGAAGCGACAGCGACTGGCGGCGCGCCCCGAGATCATCCTGGAGGCGGCCGCGGCCGTTCTCCTGAAGGGAGGCGTCCGCGGGCTGACCATCGACGCGGTCGCGGCCGAGGCCGGGCTGAGCAAAGGCGGCGTCCTGCACCATTACGCGTCGAAGGACGCCCTGGTGGGGGCGCTGGTCGCCCGCAAGCTCGCGGACGTGCGCGCGGAGATCGACGCCTGCGCGCGGGAGATACCGGCCGGCCCGTCGCAGCTTCCCAGGGCGATGGTGGCGCATATCCGCGGGCACTACTGCGACGACAACGAAGCGGCGCGCGCACTCCTGCTGGCATCGATGGAGTCACCGGAGGCGCAGAAAGACTTCCAGGCGTTCGTCGCGGATCAGCTGGACCAGCTCGGACGGATCGAGGGCGCTCCCCCGGGCGAGGGCTCCGTCCTGTACTTCGCCATCCTCGGTCTGTTCATGAGCCGGGCGCTGGGCTTCCAGCAACTCGACGAGGACGCCCTGGCGCCGATGCTCGAGGCCCTCGACCGCATCGCCGGGCGAGCCGGCGGCTAG